The following is a genomic window from Eleftheria terrae.
GCAGATGAAGTACTTGCCGTCCGGGCTCGCATTGACGCCGTGCGGGTTCTTGGGAACGCTGACATAGGCGGTCAGCGCCGTCTTCGGGTCGGCATTGGAGGCACGGGTGCCGTCCACCACCGGCACCTTGGAGGTACCGATGGTGCGGAACTTGCCGTCCTTCACCGCCTGCTCGATGCGGGCGATGTTGAAGAACAGGCAGGCGTCGCGCTCGGCGGACATCATGTCCTCGTAGTGGGCGCCGCCTTCGGTGTTGTACTGGTTGGTGGCCGCCAGCTTGCCGTCATACGAGGTGGCGGTGAGGTCGCAGTTGCCGTCGATCAGCACCTGCCAGCGGACGTCCATCGTCTCGGCGTCCACGCAGCTGAACAGCGTGCGGTACTGGTCCGGCTTGTCGATGCCTTGATTGGGCAGCGGGATGTGGAACTCTGCACCGCAGAAGACGCGGGTGGTGTAGTTGATGGCGGGATCGACCGGGTCGCGCTTGTCCGGGAAGATGCCGTGGAAGCCCTGCACATTGGGCAGCTCGGTGATCTTGTCGCAAACGAAGTAGTCGAGCCGGATGCGGGCCAGACGGCTGTTGATCTTGTCGTTGATCCAGGCGTAGCGGCCGTCGTAGTTGCCGTCCTTGTAGGAAGCATGCACGTGGTGGCTGTCGCCGACGACGTAGCGCAGGCTGCCGTCCGGCTTGGTGCCCATGACCTTCTTCGATTCGTTGGTGATGCCCCAGCCCACCAGCGCGTCCGGCACGAAGCAGGGAATGCGCAGGATCTCGCGGCCCGAAGGCAGCCCCAGCACCCGCATGTCGCCGGTGTGGCCGCCGCTCCACAGCCCGTAGTAGGTGTCCAGCTCGCCCGGCTTCAGGTGGATGCCGGCCGTGTCGGCGTGGGCCGCTGCGGCCGGGCCCGGCGCGGATGCGGAGGCGGCCGACGCCGCGGCGCCGCCCTTGTCGTTGCATGCCGCCAGGCCGACCGTCAGGCCGGCCGCTGCGGCCGTATTCAGAAAGCGGCGACGCCCCTCGACGGGCATCTTCTCGTTCGGCGTTTGTTTGCCTTGGCTCATGTTGCGACCCTCAGGAAGTGCTCCGGATGGACGCGACATGCGGCCACCGGTTTGTTCAGATGTGGATATTTCTCCCTGCCGCATGGTCGCCAGGACGGGGGGCGCCAGCCTTGCGCTGCATCAAGGTCTTCTGAAAAGTGCAGTTCTTCTGCACCTTTTGAGATTCGTCAGCTGGGACGCCAATTGCCGCTCCTAGACTGCAGCAACCATCAGTATTGGAGTTGCACGATGAAGAAGGGACTGCTGACCTGCGTGCTCGCGGCAGCCGCGATGCTTGCCGCTTGCGGCCAGAAGGAAGAACCGGCGGCAGCGACCACTGCACCCGCGGCCGAGCCTGCGGCCACCCCGGCTCCGGCGGCTGCGCCGGCCGTGGCCGAGAACCCGGTGGGCAAGAAGGTCTACGGCAACGTCTGCTCGATGTGCCACAGCGCCGGCGTCGCCGGCGCGCCGAAGCCCGGCGACGAGGCCGACTGGAGCGCCCGTGCCAGCCAGGGCAAG
Proteins encoded in this region:
- the nosZ gene encoding TAT-dependent nitrous-oxide reductase is translated as MSQGKQTPNEKMPVEGRRRFLNTAAAAGLTVGLAACNDKGGAAASAASASAPGPAAAAHADTAGIHLKPGELDTYYGLWSGGHTGDMRVLGLPSGREILRIPCFVPDALVGWGITNESKKVMGTKPDGSLRYVVGDSHHVHASYKDGNYDGRYAWINDKINSRLARIRLDYFVCDKITELPNVQGFHGIFPDKRDPVDPAINYTTRVFCGAEFHIPLPNQGIDKPDQYRTLFSCVDAETMDVRWQVLIDGNCDLTATSYDGKLAATNQYNTEGGAHYEDMMSAERDACLFFNIARIEQAVKDGKFRTIGTSKVPVVDGTRASNADPKTALTAYVSVPKNPHGVNASPDGKYFICAGKLSPTATVIDLSKVLDWFDGKLEKIDQAIAAEVELGLGPLHTAFDGRGNAYTTLFLDSQVVKWNVEAAIKFHAGDKTAKYVVDRLDVQYQPGHVNASQSETRAADGKWLAVGCKFSKDRFLPVGPLHPENEQLIDISGEKMVLAADHPVRGEPHDFIIFKRDLLRPKQVYALDDFPLAIKDPKESGVVRNGKKVTVKLTSQAPAFSLREFTVKKGDEVTLILTNLDKVEDLTHGFAIPKYNVNFIVNPQETASVTFTADQPGVFWCYCTHFCHALHLEMRTRMIVEG
- a CDS encoding c-type cytochrome, yielding MKKGLLTCVLAAAAMLAACGQKEEPAAATTAPAAEPAATPAPAAAPAVAENPVGKKVYGNVCSMCHSAGVAGAPKPGDEADWSARASQGKEQLYKHAIEGFTGAKGQMPARGGSASLSDDDVKAAVDYMVTFKR